The Streptomyces cynarae genome contains a region encoding:
- a CDS encoding lysophospholipid acyltransferase family protein, producing MADAKVIPFDDDRSRGAAVQRPSRRRSAGNSRLKGEPAVVREVQPLHGEALPQDDVPVTREERPPARSREGGLERRIAGGLAFLRRRLTGDYEVDDFGYDEELTDQVLMSLLRPVYEKYFRVEVKGIENIPDKGGALIVANHSGTLPLDGLMMQVAVHDNHPAGRHLRLLAADLVFVLPVVNELARKAGHTLACAEDAERLLDRGEVVGVMPEGFKGIGKPFSERYKLQRFGRGGFVSTALRAGAPIIPCSIVGAEEIYPMIGNAKTLARLLGFPYFPLTPTFPWLGPLGAIPLPTKWTIQFGEPIETDGYPPEAAEDPMLMFNLTDQVREQIQHTLYKLLVQRRSVFF from the coding sequence ATGGCGGACGCCAAGGTCATTCCGTTCGACGACGACCGGTCCCGGGGGGCTGCCGTGCAGCGGCCGTCGCGGCGCCGGAGCGCCGGGAACAGCCGGTTGAAGGGGGAGCCCGCGGTGGTCCGCGAGGTCCAGCCCCTGCACGGCGAGGCCCTCCCGCAGGATGATGTTCCCGTGACACGCGAGGAAAGGCCGCCGGCCCGCTCCCGGGAAGGGGGCCTGGAGCGGCGTATCGCCGGAGGGCTGGCCTTTCTGCGCCGACGCCTGACGGGCGACTACGAGGTCGACGACTTCGGCTACGACGAGGAGCTGACCGACCAGGTCCTGATGTCGCTGCTGCGGCCGGTGTACGAGAAGTACTTCCGGGTCGAGGTGAAGGGCATCGAGAACATCCCGGACAAGGGCGGGGCGCTGATCGTCGCCAACCACTCCGGGACGCTGCCGCTGGACGGCCTGATGATGCAGGTCGCCGTGCACGACAACCACCCGGCCGGGCGCCATCTGCGGCTGCTCGCGGCCGACTTGGTGTTCGTGCTGCCGGTGGTGAACGAACTGGCCCGCAAGGCCGGCCACACCCTGGCGTGCGCGGAGGACGCGGAACGGCTCCTCGATCGCGGTGAGGTCGTCGGGGTGATGCCGGAGGGCTTCAAGGGGATCGGGAAGCCGTTCAGCGAGCGGTACAAGTTGCAGCGGTTCGGGCGTGGCGGCTTCGTCTCCACGGCGCTGCGGGCCGGGGCGCCGATCATTCCGTGCTCGATCGTCGGCGCGGAGGAGATCTACCCGATGATCGGCAACGCGAAGACGCTGGCTCGGCTGCTGGGGTTCCCGTACTTCCCGCTCACCCCGACGTTTCCCTGGCTGGGGCCGTTGGGGGCGATTCCGCTGCCGACGAAGTGGACGATTCAGTTCGGGGAGCCGATCGAGACGGACGGGTATCCGCCGGAGGCCGCGGAGGATCCGATGCTGATGTTCAACCTGACGGATCAGGTGCGGGAGCAGATTCAGCACACCTTGTACAAGCTGCTGGTGCAGCGGAGGTCTGTGTTCTTCTGA
- a CDS encoding NAD-dependent epimerase/dehydratase family protein: MGKVVLVTGVARRLGGRFVRRIQRDPEVDRVIAVDAVPPEHHLGGAEFIRADIRQPTIARVLAEHSVDTVVHMDVTGTALGSGSRATVKETNVIGTMQLLGACQKSPSVKRLVVKSSTNVYGSAPRDPAVFTETTPPKSLPSGGFAKDAVEVEGYVRGFARRRPDVAVCVLRFANILGPHADTPLASYFSLPVLPTVFGYDPRLQFAHEDDVIEVLRIGAHEPRRGTLNSGTFNIAGDGVLLLSQCARRLGRPTVPLLLPAVTWVGSAMRTLSMTDFSPEQIRLLTHGRVVATDQMRETLGYEPKYTTAETFADFARSRGPGLLPPEALAGAVDRIAALPVLGGGHPPTPTAH; encoded by the coding sequence TTGGGCAAGGTCGTGCTCGTGACCGGAGTGGCCCGCCGGCTCGGCGGCCGGTTCGTACGACGGATCCAGCGTGACCCGGAGGTCGACCGCGTCATCGCGGTGGACGCGGTACCGCCCGAGCACCATCTGGGCGGCGCGGAGTTCATCCGGGCCGACATCCGCCAGCCCACCATCGCCCGGGTGCTCGCCGAGCACTCCGTGGACACGGTGGTCCACATGGACGTGACCGGCACCGCGCTGGGCAGCGGCAGCCGGGCCACGGTCAAGGAGACCAACGTCATCGGCACCATGCAGCTGCTGGGCGCCTGCCAGAAGTCCCCGAGCGTCAAACGGCTGGTCGTGAAGTCCAGTACGAACGTGTACGGGTCCGCGCCCCGCGACCCGGCCGTGTTCACCGAGACGACCCCGCCCAAGTCGCTGCCGAGCGGCGGCTTCGCCAAGGACGCCGTCGAGGTCGAGGGGTACGTGCGGGGCTTCGCGCGGCGCCGGCCCGACGTCGCCGTGTGCGTGCTGCGGTTCGCCAACATCCTCGGACCGCACGCCGACACGCCTCTCGCGTCGTACTTCTCGCTGCCGGTCCTGCCCACCGTGTTCGGTTACGACCCGCGGCTGCAGTTCGCGCACGAGGACGACGTGATCGAGGTGCTGCGCATCGGCGCGCACGAGCCGCGGCGCGGCACTCTCAACAGCGGCACGTTCAACATCGCCGGCGACGGTGTGCTGCTGCTGTCGCAGTGTGCGCGGCGCCTGGGCCGGCCCACCGTGCCGCTGCTGCTGCCGGCCGTCACGTGGGTCGGGTCCGCGATGCGCACGCTGAGCATGACGGACTTCTCGCCCGAGCAGATCCGGCTGCTCACCCACGGCCGGGTCGTGGCCACGGACCAGATGCGCGAGACGCTCGGCTACGAGCCGAAGTACACGACCGCGGAGACCTTCGCGGACTTCGCGCGCAGTCGCGGGCCCGGACTGCTGCCGCCGGAGGCCCTCGCGGGGGCCGTCGACCGGATCGCCGCACTGCCCGTCCTGGGCGGTGGCCACCCCCCGACGCCAACCGCCCACTGA
- a CDS encoding phosphatase: MLSTGALRAHLLAARLAGTVATSREESLRSYRLFAARDPRALIGLDPEWTWSSEDLIELMADKCGVSADPRYVSGHDVIDPERTLEGLEAFAERLARAARHREAVLLGTGHPHRLLGFYAALADALSAAGCAVLTPAQGRCVDITTRFGLRTYNLDYVRGVALVREPGSGRAGCEPGAHTHSPLPLRTALAAAAEAGGPLPELVIGDHGWVCGAGQLGFDAIGLADTDDPALFVGEAEGRVSVVVPLDDAVRSDYYRPLTRYVLNRACLSQ; the protein is encoded by the coding sequence GTGTTGAGCACCGGCGCACTGCGTGCGCATCTGCTGGCTGCCCGGCTGGCCGGGACCGTGGCCACGTCCCGGGAGGAGAGCCTGCGCAGCTATCGGCTCTTCGCTGCCCGCGACCCCCGCGCACTGATCGGACTCGATCCCGAATGGACATGGAGTTCTGAGGATTTGATCGAGTTGATGGCGGACAAGTGCGGAGTTTCGGCCGATCCACGGTATGTGTCCGGCCATGATGTGATCGATCCCGAACGCACGCTGGAGGGGCTCGAGGCGTTCGCCGAGCGCCTCGCCAGGGCCGCGCGCCACCGCGAGGCGGTGCTGCTGGGCACCGGGCACCCGCACCGGCTGCTCGGGTTCTACGCCGCGCTCGCGGACGCCCTGTCGGCGGCGGGATGTGCCGTCCTCACCCCGGCGCAGGGTCGCTGTGTCGACATAACGACCCGGTTCGGCCTACGCACGTACAACCTTGATTACGTACGAGGAGTCGCCCTCGTACGGGAACCAGGTTCCGGAAGAGCCGGTTGTGAGCCCGGCGCACACACGCACTCGCCGCTCCCGCTTCGCACCGCGCTGGCCGCCGCGGCGGAAGCCGGCGGCCCGTTGCCGGAACTGGTCATCGGGGACCACGGCTGGGTCTGCGGAGCAGGTCAGCTGGGGTTCGACGCGATCGGCCTCGCCGATACGGACGATCCGGCGCTCTTCGTCGGCGAGGCGGAGGGACGGGTTTCCGTCGTCGTTCCACTTGATGACGCTGTGCGGTCTGATTACTACCGACCGCTTACTCGCTATGTACTCAATCGAGCGTGTCTGTCACAGTAG
- a CDS encoding MFS transporter, which translates to MTDVLRRGRASLAFSFFAQGATFALLVTRIPAIQDRYGVSDALLPVFLAAVPVLAGVGSVTTEQLVKRVRPSRLLRWSQPVVLLALLGVGAGGHMAELAVALAAFGLTVGALDASMNMLGVSLQRTYGRSIMLGFHAAYSLGGIVGASLAWVGAHWHLALWVSYLPVVAVLLPAALVGSRWYVDGGSAPVPEAGDAVEGPGGRETEAGTVVFRLLLPLCLVMTFAYIGDSTVSNWSAKYLQDTLGSSEQLATVPYNVYMITTLLGRSIGDFGVRRFGAVAVVRLGALVAALGFAVVAGAPGAWVGMLGFTLLGLGLCVLVPQTFAAAGRLFPGASDTAIARLNIFNYVGFLIGSPLVGALGDAWNYRGAMLVPMALVLVTLVYARSFKPGQDRYGGGHERPRTADVGRGSNGL; encoded by the coding sequence ATGACAGATGTGCTGCGGCGCGGTAGGGCCTCGCTGGCGTTCAGCTTCTTCGCTCAAGGCGCCACCTTCGCCCTGCTGGTGACGCGGATTCCGGCCATCCAGGACCGGTACGGCGTATCCGACGCGCTTCTTCCCGTCTTCCTCGCCGCGGTGCCCGTTCTCGCCGGTGTGGGCAGTGTGACGACGGAGCAGCTGGTGAAGCGCGTACGGCCCAGTCGGCTGCTGCGCTGGTCGCAGCCCGTGGTCCTGCTCGCCCTCCTCGGTGTGGGGGCCGGCGGGCACATGGCCGAGCTGGCGGTGGCGCTGGCCGCGTTCGGGCTGACCGTCGGCGCGCTGGACGCCTCCATGAACATGCTCGGGGTGAGCCTCCAGCGGACGTATGGGCGCAGCATCATGCTGGGGTTCCACGCCGCGTACAGCCTCGGCGGGATCGTCGGTGCCTCGCTCGCCTGGGTGGGCGCGCACTGGCATCTGGCGCTGTGGGTGTCGTATCTGCCGGTCGTCGCGGTGCTGCTGCCGGCCGCTCTCGTCGGCAGTCGGTGGTACGTCGACGGGGGCTCGGCCCCGGTTCCGGAGGCCGGGGATGCCGTGGAGGGCCCGGGGGGCCGGGAGACGGAGGCCGGGACCGTCGTCTTCCGGTTGCTGCTGCCGCTCTGCCTGGTGATGACCTTCGCCTACATCGGGGACTCCACCGTCTCCAACTGGAGTGCGAAGTATCTCCAGGACACGCTCGGCAGCTCGGAGCAGCTGGCGACCGTTCCGTACAACGTCTACATGATCACCACGCTGCTCGGGCGGTCCATCGGCGACTTCGGGGTGCGGCGGTTCGGGGCCGTGGCGGTGGTACGGCTCGGGGCGCTGGTGGCGGCGCTCGGGTTCGCCGTGGTGGCGGGTGCGCCTGGGGCGTGGGTCGGGATGCTCGGGTTCACCCTGCTGGGGCTGGGGCTGTGCGTGCTGGTGCCGCAGACGTTCGCGGCCGCCGGGCGGCTGTTCCCGGGGGCTTCGGACACGGCGATCGCGCGGCTGAACATCTTCAACTACGTGGGCTTTCTGATCGGCTCGCCCTTGGTGGGTGCGCTCGGGGACGCCTGGAACTACCGGGGCGCCATGCTCGTACCGATGGCGTTGGTCCTGGTGACACTGGTGTACGCCCGTTCGTTCAAGCCCGGACAAGACCGATACGGTGGCGGACATGAGCGGCCGCGCACAGCTGATGTGGGACGAGGCAGTAACGGGCTATGA
- the proC gene encoding pyrroline-5-carboxylate reductase has protein sequence MTQKVAVLGTGKIGEALLSGMIRAGWAPADLLVTARRPERAEELRTRYGVTPVTNPEAAKNADTLILTVKPQDMGTLLDELAPHVPADRLVISGAAGIPTSFFEARLAVGTPVVRVMTNTPALVDEAMSVISAGTHATADHLAHTEEIFGAVGKTLRVPESQQDACTALSGSGPAYFFYLVEAMTDAGILLGLPRDKAHDLIVQSAIGAAVMLRDSGEHPVKLRENVTSPAGTTITAIRELENHGVRAALIAALEAARDRSRELASGNN, from the coding sequence ATGACCCAGAAAGTCGCAGTCCTCGGTACCGGCAAGATCGGCGAAGCCCTGCTCAGCGGAATGATCCGAGCCGGCTGGGCCCCCGCCGACCTCCTGGTGACCGCCCGCCGCCCGGAGCGGGCCGAAGAACTCCGCACCCGCTACGGCGTCACCCCGGTCACCAACCCCGAGGCCGCGAAGAACGCCGATACGCTCATCCTCACGGTCAAGCCCCAGGACATGGGCACGCTCCTGGACGAACTCGCACCCCACGTCCCCGCCGACCGCCTGGTCATCAGCGGCGCAGCCGGCATCCCCACCTCCTTCTTCGAGGCCCGCCTCGCCGTCGGCACCCCCGTGGTCCGCGTCATGACGAACACCCCCGCCCTCGTCGACGAGGCCATGTCCGTCATCTCCGCCGGCACCCACGCCACCGCCGATCACCTGGCCCACACCGAGGAGATCTTCGGCGCCGTCGGCAAGACCCTCCGTGTCCCCGAGTCCCAGCAGGACGCCTGCACCGCGCTCTCCGGCTCGGGCCCGGCGTACTTCTTCTACCTGGTCGAGGCCATGACCGACGCCGGCATCCTGCTCGGCCTGCCCCGCGACAAGGCCCACGACCTCATCGTCCAGTCCGCGATCGGCGCGGCGGTGATGCTCCGCGACAGCGGCGAGCACCCGGTCAAGCTCCGCGAGAACGTCACGTCCCCCGCGGGCACCACCATCACCGCCATCCGCGAACTCGAGAACCACGGCGTACGGGCCGCCCTCATCGCCGCCCTGGAAGCCGCCCGCGACCGCAGCCGCGAACTGGCCTCCGGCAACAACTGA
- a CDS encoding helix-turn-helix domain-containing protein yields the protein MAAAGERPLNEVQFLTVAEVASVMRVSKMTVYRLVHSGHLPAIRVGRSFRVPEQAVHEYLRDSYVGVETV from the coding sequence ATGGCTGCAGCTGGCGAGAGGCCTCTGAACGAGGTTCAGTTCCTGACCGTGGCGGAAGTCGCCTCGGTGATGCGAGTGTCGAAGATGACCGTGTACCGGCTGGTGCACAGCGGTCATCTGCCGGCGATCCGGGTGGGGAGGTCCTTCCGGGTCCCGGAGCAAGCGGTTCACGAGTACCTCCGCGACAGCTATGTGGGGGTGGAGACGGTCTGA
- a CDS encoding HAD family hydrolase, producing MRYDLVIFDNDGVLVDSEPISNRHLAAYLTELGHPTTYEDSIRDYMGSAMHRIHDLVLERTGERLPDDFDDVFHTRVFAAFERELQPVAGVENVLEKLTADGVPFCVASSGSHDRIRVGHRTTGLDRWFDAGRVFSSQDVGRGKPAPDLFLYAAERMGVAPQRCVVVEDSPLGVQAAVAAGMDVYGFTAMTPADRLAGATQLFAMMGELADLLV from the coding sequence ATGCGCTATGACCTCGTCATCTTCGACAACGACGGCGTCCTCGTCGACAGTGAGCCCATCTCCAACCGGCACCTGGCCGCCTACCTCACCGAGTTGGGGCACCCGACGACCTACGAGGACTCCATCCGGGACTACATGGGCTCGGCCATGCACCGCATCCACGACCTCGTCCTGGAACGGACCGGAGAGCGGCTGCCGGACGACTTCGACGACGTCTTCCACACACGCGTCTTCGCCGCGTTCGAGCGGGAGTTGCAGCCGGTCGCCGGCGTCGAGAACGTGCTGGAGAAGCTGACGGCCGATGGAGTGCCGTTCTGTGTGGCGTCCTCCGGCAGCCATGACCGGATCCGGGTAGGGCACCGGACGACCGGGCTCGACCGGTGGTTCGATGCCGGTCGCGTCTTCAGCTCGCAGGACGTGGGGCGGGGCAAACCGGCGCCCGACCTGTTCCTGTACGCGGCCGAGCGGATGGGCGTCGCGCCGCAGAGATGTGTGGTCGTCGAGGACAGCCCGCTCGGTGTGCAAGCCGCTGTGGCCGCCGGCATGGACGTGTACGGGTTCACCGCCATGACGCCCGCCGACCGCCTCGCCGGTGCCACCCAACTCTTCGCAATGATGGGTGAGTTGGCTGACCTGCTCGTATGA
- a CDS encoding acetoin utilization protein AcuC, translating into MSGRAQLMWDEAVTGYDFGPDHPMDPVRLALTRRLVDAFGLDRDVDVVAAKPAGESTLRLVHREDYVEAVKAASADPGAADGSYGIGTLDDPAFAGMHEVSALIAGQSVGAAEAVWRGDALHAVNFAGGLHHAMPGSASGFCIYNDAALAIARLLELGAERVAYIDVDVHHGDGVQAAFWDDPRVLTVSLHEHPRTLFPQTGWPEETGGPNAEGSAVNVALPAGTGDAGWVRAFHAVVPELIADFRPQVLVTQHGADTHFEDPLAHLAVSLDAQRAVQVACHDLAHEYAGGRWVALGGGGYAVVEVVPRSWTHLVAIAAGRPIEPETVIPEGWRQEVFARSRQLAPARMTDGRWPVAFSGWESGYDPADRLDQAVLAARKATYPLRGLLP; encoded by the coding sequence ATGAGCGGCCGCGCACAGCTGATGTGGGACGAGGCAGTAACGGGCTATGACTTCGGCCCGGACCATCCGATGGATCCGGTCCGGCTCGCGCTGACCCGGAGACTGGTCGACGCCTTCGGGCTCGACCGGGACGTCGACGTGGTCGCGGCGAAGCCCGCGGGCGAGTCGACGCTGCGGCTGGTGCACCGGGAGGACTACGTGGAGGCGGTGAAGGCCGCGTCAGCGGACCCGGGGGCGGCCGACGGGTCGTACGGGATCGGGACCCTCGACGACCCCGCGTTCGCCGGGATGCACGAGGTGTCCGCGCTGATCGCGGGGCAGTCGGTCGGGGCGGCGGAGGCGGTGTGGCGCGGGGACGCGCTGCACGCGGTGAACTTCGCGGGCGGGCTGCACCATGCGATGCCGGGCAGCGCGTCGGGGTTCTGCATCTACAACGACGCCGCGCTCGCCATCGCCCGGCTGCTGGAGCTGGGGGCGGAGCGGGTGGCGTACATCGATGTGGACGTGCACCACGGGGACGGGGTGCAGGCGGCGTTCTGGGACGATCCGCGGGTGCTGACGGTGTCGCTGCACGAGCATCCGCGGACGCTGTTCCCGCAGACCGGATGGCCGGAGGAGACGGGTGGGCCGAACGCGGAGGGCAGCGCGGTGAACGTGGCGCTGCCGGCGGGGACGGGCGATGCGGGGTGGGTGCGGGCCTTCCATGCCGTGGTGCCGGAGCTGATCGCGGACTTCCGGCCGCAGGTGCTGGTGACGCAGCACGGGGCCGACACCCACTTCGAGGATCCGCTCGCGCATCTCGCGGTGTCGCTGGACGCGCAGCGGGCGGTGCAGGTCGCGTGTCACGACCTGGCGCACGAGTACGCGGGCGGGCGGTGGGTCGCGCTGGGTGGGGGCGGCTATGCGGTGGTGGAGGTCGTGCCGCGCTCCTGGACGCATCTCGTTGCCATCGCGGCGGGGCGGCCGATCGAGCCGGAGACGGTGATTCCGGAGGGGTGGCGGCAGGAAGTCTTCGCGCGGTCGCGGCAGTTGGCGCCGGCGCGGATGACGGATGGGCGGTGGCCGGTGGCGTTCTCGGGGTGGGAGTCCGGGTACGATCCGGCCGATCGGCTGGACCAGGCGGTGCTGGCGGCGCGGAAGGCGACGTATCCGCTGCGCGGGCTGCTGCCGTAG
- a CDS encoding 30S ribosomal protein bS22: MGSVIKKRRKRMAKKKHRKLLKRTRVQRRNKK; encoded by the coding sequence GTGGGCTCTGTTATCAAGAAGCGGCGCAAGCGGATGGCCAAGAAGAAGCACCGCAAGCTGCTCAAGCGCACTCGCGTTCAGCGTCGCAACAAGAAGTAA
- a CDS encoding DUF5667 domain-containing protein, whose amino-acid sequence MIANVSAHRRANAFAQALEEQSDDRGAAAEQPEGPAPAAAERTDETRLLGLATRLGELPRPTLDPEVKVVQRARLVAAMEAMFRDGTAPAGEAASPSVPEQRHGRGAHRATTLGKLRPRTRLTKGLAAGGLSVGVAAASFGGVAAASSDALPGDSLYGLKRGIEDVKLDMADGDNDRGQLYLDQASTRLSEARRLMERGRAGDLDHESLTEVRRTLSGMRHDAAEGHRLLHEAYERDGSLAPIQTLSAFSESHREAWGALRERLPAQLGDVSQEVSSVFDAIDRDVAPLQSLLPQPPSQGGPGRHRSSAPGSTGSAGSDAPAPSTSGGSAPGTHSSSGNPQPSSSNSTGDGLLGGNTGGLLDPPKDSASSSPSTSKTPSSGPNVTLPPLLPGLLPGLGIDGEENR is encoded by the coding sequence GTGATCGCGAACGTATCGGCACACCGGCGGGCGAACGCCTTCGCCCAGGCCCTGGAGGAGCAGTCCGACGACCGGGGCGCGGCGGCCGAGCAGCCCGAAGGACCGGCCCCGGCTGCTGCGGAACGGACCGATGAGACCCGCCTGTTGGGCCTCGCGACCCGTCTCGGCGAACTGCCCAGGCCGACGCTCGACCCGGAGGTCAAGGTCGTCCAGCGCGCGCGGCTTGTGGCCGCGATGGAGGCCATGTTCCGGGACGGCACGGCCCCGGCGGGCGAGGCGGCGAGCCCTTCGGTGCCGGAGCAACGACACGGGCGGGGCGCCCATCGTGCAACCACGCTGGGGAAGTTGCGGCCGCGGACACGGCTCACCAAGGGTCTCGCCGCGGGCGGACTCAGCGTCGGCGTGGCCGCGGCCTCCTTCGGTGGAGTTGCCGCCGCGAGTTCCGACGCCCTGCCCGGCGACTCCCTCTACGGCCTCAAACGCGGCATCGAGGACGTCAAACTCGACATGGCCGACGGGGACAACGACCGCGGGCAGCTCTACCTCGACCAGGCGTCGACCCGGCTGAGCGAGGCCCGACGGCTGATGGAGCGCGGCCGCGCCGGCGACCTCGACCACGAGTCCCTCACCGAGGTCCGCCGCACCCTGTCCGGCATGCGGCACGACGCGGCCGAAGGCCACCGCCTGCTGCACGAGGCGTACGAGCGGGACGGCTCACTGGCGCCCATCCAGACCCTCTCCGCCTTCTCCGAGTCCCACCGCGAGGCCTGGGGTGCCCTGCGCGAGCGGCTGCCCGCCCAGCTCGGGGACGTCAGTCAGGAGGTGTCGTCGGTCTTCGACGCCATAGACCGGGATGTCGCACCGCTGCAGTCGCTGCTGCCGCAGCCCCCGTCCCAGGGCGGCCCCGGCCGGCACCGCAGCTCCGCCCCGGGCTCCACGGGTTCCGCCGGCTCCGACGCCCCGGCCCCCAGCACCAGCGGCGGCTCCGCCCCCGGCACCCACAGCAGCAGCGGCAACCCCCAGCCGTCCAGCTCGAACAGCACCGGCGACGGCCTGCTCGGCGGCAACACGGGCGGTCTCCTGGACCCCCCGAAGGACAGCGCAAGCAGTTCCCCCTCGACGAGCAAGACCCCGTCCTCGGGGCCGAACGTCACGCTCCCGCCGTTGCTTCCGGGCCTGCTACCGGGCTTGGGCATCGACGGCGAGGAGAACAGGTAG
- the trpS gene encoding tryptophan--tRNA ligase, with amino-acid sequence MTRVFSGVKPTGHLTLGNYLGAIQRWVDVDQHQADALFCVVDLHALTVDHDPARVRRLSRQAATLLLAAGLDPERCTLFVQSHVDEHARLSYLLECVATDGEMRRMIQYKEKAARERARGGSVRLSLLTYPVLMAADILAYATDEVPVGDDQTQHVELARDLAVRFNQRYGHTFVVPRATPPKIATRVMNLQDPTSKMGKSDDSGPGIVYLLDEPDVVRKKVMRAVTDSGAEVVYDREARPGVANLLEILAACSGGDPEELSGAYTSYGALKKDTAEAVVELLRPVQERHRELCADPAHVEDVLRDGAERARAVARPTVDAAYRAIGLLPAASGVREPVVNAAR; translated from the coding sequence ATGACACGGGTCTTCAGCGGGGTCAAGCCGACCGGGCACCTGACGCTGGGAAACTACCTGGGCGCCATCCAGCGGTGGGTGGACGTCGACCAGCACCAGGCGGACGCGCTCTTCTGCGTCGTCGACCTGCACGCCTTGACCGTGGACCACGATCCGGCACGGGTGCGCAGGCTCAGTCGGCAGGCGGCGACGCTGTTGCTGGCGGCGGGGCTCGACCCGGAGCGGTGCACCCTGTTCGTGCAGAGCCACGTCGACGAGCACGCGCGGCTGTCGTACCTGCTGGAGTGCGTGGCCACCGACGGCGAGATGCGGCGCATGATCCAGTACAAGGAGAAGGCCGCACGCGAGCGGGCGCGGGGTGGGAGCGTACGGCTGTCCCTGCTGACGTATCCCGTGCTGATGGCCGCGGACATCCTGGCGTACGCAACGGACGAGGTGCCGGTCGGGGACGATCAGACGCAGCATGTGGAGCTCGCGCGGGATCTGGCCGTGCGGTTCAACCAGCGCTATGGGCACACGTTCGTGGTGCCCCGGGCGACGCCCCCCAAGATCGCGACCCGCGTCATGAACCTTCAGGACCCGACGTCGAAGATGGGCAAGTCCGACGACTCCGGTCCTGGGATCGTCTATCTGCTCGACGAGCCGGACGTCGTACGGAAGAAGGTCATGCGTGCGGTGACCGACAGTGGGGCGGAGGTCGTGTACGACCGGGAGGCACGGCCCGGCGTGGCCAATCTCCTGGAGATCCTCGCCGCCTGCTCCGGGGGTGACCCCGAGGAGTTGAGCGGCGCGTACACGTCGTACGGCGCCCTGAAGAAGGACACCGCGGAGGCCGTGGTCGAGCTGCTGAGGCCGGTGCAGGAGCGGCATCGGGAGTTGTGCGCGGATCCCGCGCATGTGGAGGACGTGCTGCGCGATGGTGCGGAGCGGGCGCGGGCGGTGGCCCGGCCGACCGTGGATGCCGCCTATCGCGCGATCGGCCTGCTGCCGGCGGCTTCCGGGGTGCGGGAACCCGTGGTGAACGCGGCTCGGTAG
- a CDS encoding VC0807 family protein, whose protein sequence is MTTNTVSESQSQSQSKKQNFAPLIMDVAVPVGSYYLFKDALGMSTFAALAWSSVPPAVRTVLGVVKERKVNALAVLILVVNVVGLLLSFVSGDPRLMLAKDSGVSSTIGIGILVSVALGKPMMTAGMKPWLVKGDAAREAAWARLQSGSAAFRRAERVFSVVWGVVLLGECVVRVVGAYTLPVDTMVWLGSVVLAVAMVLGFLVSGALAAGPMAHMLAAETNADADLGAAPVAAPAPAFAE, encoded by the coding sequence ATGACGACGAACACGGTCTCCGAGAGCCAGAGCCAGAGCCAGAGCAAGAAGCAGAACTTCGCGCCGCTCATCATGGACGTGGCGGTGCCCGTCGGGTCGTACTACCTCTTCAAGGACGCCCTCGGTATGAGCACCTTCGCGGCGCTCGCCTGGAGCAGCGTCCCGCCCGCCGTGCGCACCGTCCTCGGCGTGGTGAAGGAGCGCAAGGTCAACGCCCTCGCCGTCCTCATCCTCGTGGTGAACGTCGTCGGGCTGCTGCTCAGCTTCGTCTCGGGTGACCCGCGGCTGATGCTCGCCAAGGACAGCGGCGTGAGCAGCACGATCGGGATCGGGATCCTGGTCTCCGTGGCGCTGGGCAAGCCGATGATGACCGCCGGGATGAAGCCCTGGCTGGTGAAGGGCGACGCGGCCAGGGAGGCGGCCTGGGCGCGGCTGCAGAGTGGGTCCGCGGCCTTCCGGCGGGCCGAGCGGGTCTTCTCGGTGGTGTGGGGTGTGGTGCTCCTCGGTGAGTGCGTCGTGCGGGTGGTGGGCGCCTACACCCTGCCCGTGGACACGATGGTCTGGCTCGGCTCGGTCGTCCTCGCCGTCGCGATGGTGCTCGGGTTCCTCGTCAGCGGTGCCCTGGCCGCGGGCCCCATGGCGCACATGCTGGCCGCCGAAACGAACGCCGACGCGGACCTCGGTGCCGCCCCTGTCGCCGCCCCCGCGCCCGCCTTCGCCGAGTAA